A window of the Phragmites australis chromosome 20, lpPhrAust1.1, whole genome shotgun sequence genome harbors these coding sequences:
- the LOC133901141 gene encoding uncharacterized protein LOC133901141 — translation MPLKITKLWQVKFGFDYHQMIQMNLQDMDREIAMAGNHHHLIDIAPDTNMAAVAGTTDGGENEKWLRKLTSATVNTPVPRDLISRTPMLWYLGERSGTILRPRTRRARVEALHSVRAVAIGPFHRGDRGLPFPDDAKLPFMRYLQDQCGLDVKRYVAALSEERDRLRDEFADDDAADGGAADILDDEEKFLEMLLLDSCFVLVVSMMLSKTGTGDDADSVARAASINKDYFILHMSVAQHADDIKLDMLVLENQVPFSAVKLLAASCRGLMLRHSVEELVLGCFDDICPKQARRAGDGDIIAGGEFNHVLHLFHWSRVPKNKYNVLSTPLKLLKIKKESERLFPCSMELRRSAVWFRQASSSGGDLDMWFWRHPASPVAVMSVPCFHVHEYSAAVLHNMVAFEKHFYWAHGACVTVHMARMEGLVRCPEDAAMLRRRGILASMRRTDTELVALFRDLGEETIGARLPEEYGEMLDTVACHRRRRVSGWCGGFVLHFFPSPWVAVSLAAAVALIFVPSVLQTVYTMLGYFKSS, via the coding sequence ATGCCCCTGAAGATTACAAAACTGTGGCAAGTTAAATTTGGTTTTGATTACCACCAAATGATTCAGATGAACCTCCAAGACATGGATAGAGAAATTGCAATGGCGGGGAATCATCACCACCTGATCGATATCGCGCCAGACACGAACATGGCCGCGGTCGCTGGCACAACCGACGGTGGCGAAAACGAGAAGTGGCTGCGCAAGCTCACGTCGGCGACGGTGAACACGCCCGTGCCGAGGGACCTCATCTCGCGGACGCCGATGCTGTGGTATCTCGGCGAGCGCTCAGGCACCATCCTCCGGCCGCGCACCAGGCGCGCGCGCGTCGAGGCGCTGCACTCGGTGCGCGCCGTGGCGATCGGCCCGTTCCACCGCGGCGACCGCGGCCTCCCGTTCCCTGACGACGCCAAGCTCCCGTTTATGCGTTACCTGCAGGACCAGTGCGGGCTCGACGTGAAGCGGTACGTCGCTGCGCTCTCGGAGGAGCGTGACCGCCTCCGCGATGAGTTCGCAGATGATGACGCCGCGGACGGGGGCGCCGCGGACATACTGGACGACGAGGAGAAGTTCTTGGAGATGCTGCTACTGGACAGCTGCTTCGTCCTCGTAGTGAGCATGATGCTCAGCAAGACTGGCACCGGCGATGACGCGGACAGCGTGGCCCGGGCCGCGTCCATCAACAAGGACTACTTCATACTGCATATGTCCGTGGCGCAGCACGCCGACGACATCAAGCTGGACATGCTCGTGCTGGAGAACCAGGTCCCCTTCTCCGCCGTCAAACTTCTCGCCGCCTCGTGCCGTGGGCTCATGCTCCGGCACTCCGTCGAAGAGCTCGTGCTTGGATGCTTTGACGACATCTGCCCGAAGCAAGCACGCCGCGCTGGTGACGGGGATATCATTGCTGGCGGCGAGTTCAACCACGTCCTGCACCTCTTCCACTGGTCCCGCGTGCCCAAGAACAAGTACAACGTCCTCTCGACGCCACTGAAGCTTCTTAAGATCAAGAAGGAATCAGAGCGGCTGTTCCCCTGCTCCATGGAGCTTCGGCGTTCGGCAGTGTGGTTTCGCCAGGCGTCGTCAAGCGGCGGCGACCTCGACATGTGGTTCTGGCGCCACCCCGCGAGCCCGGTGGCCGTGATGAGCGTCCCGTGCTTCCACGTCCACGAGTACAGCGCAGCGGTGCTCCACAACATGGTGGCCTTCGAGAAGCACTTCTACTGGGCGCACGGCGCGTGCGTGACCGTGCACATGGCGCGGATGGAGGGACTGGTCCGGTGCCCAGAGGACGCGGCGATGCTCCGGCGGCGCGGGATCCTTGCTAGCATGCGGCGCACGGACACCGAGCTGGTGGCCCTGTTCCGGGACCTCGGGGAGGAGACCATCGGCGCGCGGCTTCCCGAAGAGTACGGCGAGATGCTGGACACCGTGGCATGCCACCGGAGGCGGCGCGTTAGCGGGTGGTGCGGCGGGTTCGTTCTGCACTTCTTTCCGTCGCCGTGGGTGGCCGTCTCGCTCGCGGCCGCCGTCGCTCTCATCTTCGTGCCGTCCGTGCTGCAGACGGTCTACACCATGCTCGGCTACTTCAAGAGTAGTTGA